In Chanodichthys erythropterus isolate Z2021 chromosome 11, ASM2448905v1, whole genome shotgun sequence, a single window of DNA contains:
- the LOC137031302 gene encoding serine/threonine-protein kinase pim-3 isoform X1 yields MEYINIPDHPKPLPLEIRLTVLANKGPSTPHIIKLLEWQDLPNHYIMVLQRPSPCVNLFDFLQSCGGIFNEAIARHVMRQVVEAANSCCSRGVFHRDIKEENILVNTDTLDVTLIDFGCADLLYETAYHTFSGTLQYCPPEYFKTGKYYGRQATVFSLGVLLYSMVCGYFLDQSDQDKLKDWLWYLPSLTKECSHLINACLHPEPEERIHLDRLLLHDWFMVPNL; encoded by the exons ATGGAATATATTAACATT CCTGATCATCCCAAACCCCTTCCCCTGGAAATCAGACTGACAGTCCTTGCTAACAAGGGCCCCAGTACACCCCACATCATTAAATTGCTGGAGTGGCAGGACCTCCCCAACCATTATATCATGGTCCTGCAGCGGCCCTCGCCCTGCGTCAATCTCTTTGACTTTTTGCAAAGCTGTGGGGGCATCTTCAATGAAGCGATTGCACGCCATGTGATGCGGCAGGTGGTTGAAGCTGCAAACAGCTGCTGCAGCCGAGGTGTTTTCCACAGAGACATAAAAGAGGAGAACATATTAGTGAACACTGATACACTGGACGTGACGCTAATTGATTTCGGCTGCGCTGACCTGCTGTATGAAACGGCTTACCACACCTTTAGTG GCACATTGCAGTACTGCCCCCCCGAATATTTCAAGACGGGCAAGTACTACGGGCGACAAGCAACCGTGTTTTCACTGGGGGTACTTTTATACTCAATGGTGTGTGGATATTTCCTAGACCAGAGCGACCAGGACAAGCTCAAGGACTGGCTGTGGTATCTGCCGAGCTTGACAAAAG AATGCAGCCATTTGATTAATGCTTGTCTGCATCCTGAGCCTGAGGAGAGGATTCATCTTGACAGGCTCCTTCTCCATGACTGGTTTATGGTTCCTAACCTTTAA
- the LOC137031302 gene encoding serine/threonine-protein kinase pim-3 isoform X2, protein MEYINIPDHPKPLPLEIRLTVLANKGPSTPHIIKLLEWQDLPNHYIMVLQRPSPCVNLFDFLQSCGGIFNEAIARHVMRQVVEAANSCCSRGVFHRDIKEENILVNTDTLDVTLIDFGCADLLYETAYHTFSGTLQYCPPEYFKTGKYYGRQATVFSLGVLLYSMVCGYFLDQSDQDKLKDWLWYLPSLTKECSHLINACLHPEPEERIHLDRLLLHDWFMIIP, encoded by the exons ATGGAATATATTAACATT CCTGATCATCCCAAACCCCTTCCCCTGGAAATCAGACTGACAGTCCTTGCTAACAAGGGCCCCAGTACACCCCACATCATTAAATTGCTGGAGTGGCAGGACCTCCCCAACCATTATATCATGGTCCTGCAGCGGCCCTCGCCCTGCGTCAATCTCTTTGACTTTTTGCAAAGCTGTGGGGGCATCTTCAATGAAGCGATTGCACGCCATGTGATGCGGCAGGTGGTTGAAGCTGCAAACAGCTGCTGCAGCCGAGGTGTTTTCCACAGAGACATAAAAGAGGAGAACATATTAGTGAACACTGATACACTGGACGTGACGCTAATTGATTTCGGCTGCGCTGACCTGCTGTATGAAACGGCTTACCACACCTTTAGTG GCACATTGCAGTACTGCCCCCCCGAATATTTCAAGACGGGCAAGTACTACGGGCGACAAGCAACCGTGTTTTCACTGGGGGTACTTTTATACTCAATGGTGTGTGGATATTTCCTAGACCAGAGCGACCAGGACAAGCTCAAGGACTGGCTGTGGTATCTGCCGAGCTTGACAAAAG AATGCAGCCATTTGATTAATGCTTGTCTGCATCCTGAGCCTGAGGAGAGGATTCATCTTGACAGGCTCCTTCTCCATGACTGGTTTATG atCATCCCATAG
- the LOC137031302 gene encoding serine/threonine-protein kinase pim-3 isoform X3 has protein sequence MEYINIPDHPKPLPLEIRLTVLANKGPSTPHIIKLLEWQDLPNHYIMVLQRPSPCVNLFDFLQSCGGIFNEAIARHVMRQVVEAANSCCSRGVFHRDIKEENILVNTDTLDVTLIDFGCADLLYETAYHTFSGTLQYCPPEYFKTGKYYGRQATVFSLGVLLYSMVCGYFLDQSDQDKLKDWLWYLPSLTKECSHLINACLHPEPEERIHLDRLLLHD, from the exons ATGGAATATATTAACATT CCTGATCATCCCAAACCCCTTCCCCTGGAAATCAGACTGACAGTCCTTGCTAACAAGGGCCCCAGTACACCCCACATCATTAAATTGCTGGAGTGGCAGGACCTCCCCAACCATTATATCATGGTCCTGCAGCGGCCCTCGCCCTGCGTCAATCTCTTTGACTTTTTGCAAAGCTGTGGGGGCATCTTCAATGAAGCGATTGCACGCCATGTGATGCGGCAGGTGGTTGAAGCTGCAAACAGCTGCTGCAGCCGAGGTGTTTTCCACAGAGACATAAAAGAGGAGAACATATTAGTGAACACTGATACACTGGACGTGACGCTAATTGATTTCGGCTGCGCTGACCTGCTGTATGAAACGGCTTACCACACCTTTAGTG GCACATTGCAGTACTGCCCCCCCGAATATTTCAAGACGGGCAAGTACTACGGGCGACAAGCAACCGTGTTTTCACTGGGGGTACTTTTATACTCAATGGTGTGTGGATATTTCCTAGACCAGAGCGACCAGGACAAGCTCAAGGACTGGCTGTGGTATCTGCCGAGCTTGACAAAAG AATGCAGCCATTTGATTAATGCTTGTCTGCATCCTGAGCCTGAGGAGAGGATTCATCTTGACAGGCTCCTTCTCCATGACTG a
- the slc22a18 gene encoding solute carrier family 22 member 18, whose protein sequence is MDPAAKQKVIYATYLIAALDITWLFLQFSITPYLAKRLGFDTIWFGYLQTTVGVIQLLGGPIYGRFADVFGARTALSVSCLASVVYFLLLTVADSTFMLFVHKLPAVFMHGLPGAQMVVADLSENEKRADALGKLGLCFGIGMIAGSTLGGTLSTRFGEKFAASFAAIGSFVSLLLVLNFIPKQTKIHTVPESDKKGSSKSVFNLGEITRLMKFPGVAKTFTVKIMSGLPSGIFQVMFSIIAMNFFQLKAEQNGYLMAYFGIVQMVIQGAVIGRLTSRFTEYSLLLLSVGISSVVGLAQAMMTNVFQFCLIVIPMMFSLSVFNVITDSMLTKSVSPSDTGTMLGLCASVQSLLRTVGPTIGGFLYETYGVPSFGYIQCVINAAVFSLLLATGGRSHRP, encoded by the exons ATGGATCCTGCAGCGAAACAGAAAGTGATTTATGCCACCTACCTCATTGCAGCTCTGGACATCACCTGGCTCTTCCTCCAGTTCTCCATAACACCG TATTTGGCGAAAAGGCTTGGGTTCGACACTATTTGGTTCGGGTATCTTCAGACCACTGTTGGAGTTATTCAGCTGCTTGGAGGCCCTATTTATGGAAG GTTTGCAGATGTGTTTGGAGCACGCACAGCTCTCTCTGTGTCTTGCTTGGCGTCAGTGGTTTATTTCCTACTGTTGACCGTGGCAGACAGCACTTTTATGCTTTTCGTGCACAAACTacctgctgttttcatgcatggaTTGCCAG GCGCTCAAATGGTGGTAGCAGATCTGTCAGAGAATGAGAAGCGAGCAGATGCTCTTGGGAAACTTGGCCTCTGCTTTGGCATTGGCATGATCGCAGGATCAACACTGGGTGGGACACTCAGCACACGCTTTGG gGAAAAGTTTGCAGCATCTTTTGCGGCTATCGGGAGTTTTGTTTCTTTGCTGTTGGTGTTGAACTTCATCCCTAAACAGACCAAAATACACACCGTGCCAGAGAGTGACA AGAAGGGATCATCAAAGTCTGTGTTTAATCTGGGGGAGATCACACGACTGATGAAGTTTCCAGGAGTTGCAAAGACATTTACTGTGAAGATTATGTCTGGATTGCCATCAG GTATATTTCAAGTAATGTTCTCCATCATTGCCATGAACTTCTTCCAACTGAAGGCAGAGCAGAATGGCTATCTGATGGCTTACTTTGGCATAGTTCAAATG GTGATCCAAGGTGCTGTAATTGGGCGTCTTACATCTAGATTTACAGAGTACTCTTTACTACTGCTGTCTGTTGGGATAAGCAGTGTAGTGGGCCTTGCACAG gCTATGATGACCAATGTGTTTCAGTTTTGTTTAATCGTGATACCGATGATGTTTTCTCTAAGTGTCTTCAATGTCATCACAGATAGCATGTTGACCAAGAGCGTGTCTCCCTCTGACACAG GAACCATGCTGGGTCTGTGTGCTTCGGTGCAGTCTCTTTTGCGAACTGTGGGCCCAACTATCGGAGGATTCCTCTATGAGACATACGGTGTGCCATCCTTCGGATACATCCAGTGTGTCATCAATGCTGCTGTCTTTAGCCTTCTGCTAGCCACTGGAGGGCGCTCACATAGACCATAA